A window of Oncorhynchus kisutch isolate 150728-3 linkage group LG10, Okis_V2, whole genome shotgun sequence contains these coding sequences:
- the LOC109897821 gene encoding peroxisome proliferator-activated receptor alpha-like produces the protein MILPLVPSSVMVDMESHCRPPSPLEDSVLGSPLCGDFIGGMEELQDISQSIHGDAHSSFDVPEYQSQSSNGSGSEGSTILDALTPASSPSSGVYGAVAGQEEFSSTSLNLECRVCADRASGYHYGVHACEGCKGFFRRTIRLKLEYDKCERRCKILKKNRNKCQYCRFQKCLSVGMSHNAIRFGRMPQSEKLKLKAEIQTGDREVEDPEQADQKTLARHIYEAYLKNFNMNKAKARTILTGKTSTPPFVIHDMDTLQLAEQTLVAKMVGTAGGHLLEKEAEVRIFHCCQCTSVETVTELTEFAKSVPGFSSLDLNDQVTLLKYGVYEALFALLASCMNKDGLLVAYGSGFITREFLKSLRRPFSDMMEPKFQFAMKFNGLELDDSDLALFVAAIICCGDRPGLVNVGHIERMQENIVQVLRLHLLANHPDDTFLFPKLLQKLSDLRQLVTEHAQLVQEIKKTEDMSLHPLLQEIYRDMY, from the exons ATGATCCTCCCCCTAGTCCCGTCCTCCGTCATGGTCGACATGGAGAGCCACTGCCGGCCTCCGTCCCCCCTAGAGGATTCGGTGCTGGGCAGCCCGCTGTGTGGGGACTTCATCGGGGGCATGGAGGAGCTGCAGGACATCTCCCAATCCATCCACGGTGATGCCCACAGCTCCTTTGACGTCCCTGAGTACCAGTCCCAGTCGAGTAACGGCTCTGGCTCTGAAGGATCCACCATTCTAG ATGCTCTGACCCCAGCCTCCAGCCCATCATCGGGAGTGTATGGGGCGGTTGCAGGGCAGGAAGAGTTCTCCTCCACCTCGCTCAACCTGGAGTGTCGGGTGTGTGCCGACCGCGCCTCCGGATACCACTATGGAGTTCACGCCTGTGAGGGCTGCAAG GGTTTCTTTCGACGGACCATCCGCCTCAAGCTGGAATATGACAAGTGTGAACGCCGATGTAAGATCCTGAAGAAAAACCGGAACAAGTGCCAATACTGCCGCTTCCAGAAGTGCCTGTCTGTGGGCATGTCCCACAATG CGATCCGTTTTGGTCGGATGCCCCAGTCAGAGAAGCTGAAGCTCAAGGCAGAGATCCAGACGGGGGACAGGGAGGTGGAGGACCCCGAGCAAGCCGACCAGAAGACCCTGGCCAGGCACATCTATGAGGCCTACCTCAAAAACTTCAACATGAACAAGGCCAAAGCCCGGACCATCCTCACCGGAAAGACCAGCACTCCA CCATTTGTCATCCACGACATGGATACCCTCCAGCTGGCAGAGCAGACCCTCGTTGCCAAGATGGTGGGCACGGCTGGGGGCCATCTGCTGGAGAAGGAGGCTGAGGTCCGCATCTTCCACTGCTGCCAGTGCACCTCCGTGGAGACAGTCACAGAGCTGACTGAGTTCGCCAAGTCTGTCCCCGGCTTCTCCAGCCTGGACCTGAACGACCAGGTGACTCTGCTGAAGTATGGAGTGTACGAGGCGCTGTTCGCCCTGCTGGCCTCATGTATGAACAAGGACGGCCTCCTGGTGGCCTATGGAtcgggcttcatcactagggagTTTCTCAAGAGTCTGAGGAGGCCCTTCAGCGACATGATGGAACCCAAGTTCCAGTTCGCCATGAAGTTCAACGGGCTGGAGCTGGATGACAGTGACCTGGCCCTGTTTGTGGCCGCCATCATCTGCTgtggag aCCGTCCCGGCCTGGTGAATGTTGGCCACATTGAGCGCATGCAGGAGAACATTGTTCAGGTGCTGCGGCTCCACCTGCTGGCCAACCACCCAGACGACACCTTCCTCTTCCCCAAGCTGCTGCAGAAACTCTCCGACCTCCGGCAGCTGGTCACCGAGCACGCTCAGTTGGTCCAGGAGATCAAGAAAACAGAGGACATGTCACTCCACCCCTTGCTGCAGGAGATCTACAGAGACATGTACTGA